A section of the Triticum dicoccoides isolate Atlit2015 ecotype Zavitan chromosome 7A, WEW_v2.0, whole genome shotgun sequence genome encodes:
- the LOC119329169 gene encoding nuclear nucleic acid-binding protein C1D-like has protein sequence MDSAAPVAGAPPAVPPAVLCAAEEALAATESVGDHLAEMLTAAAEDPDAVAELPPLQRARVFLAVAHAATSLFAVRLRCSGINPDEHPIKKEFERLSLWQEKLNRLNEWDKAPLRPSTTVNTQAAARFIGRSLSHLTDDQKKGMQAISKGEGGGWSGRKRKSQPLPERKSVRAAAEEFLAKATQELIGYNGSGVKGPVRTILDEDED, from the exons ATGGACAGTGCCGCCCCCGTCGCGGGAGCGCCCCCGGCGGTGCCGCCCGCGGTGCTGTGCGCCGCCGAGGAGGCCCTGGCGGCCACCGAGTCCGTGGGGGACCACCTCGCCGAGATGCTCACCGCAGCGGCCGAggaccccgacgccgtcgccgagcTCCCGCCCCTGCAGCGGGCGCGCGTCTTCCTCGCCGTAGCCCACGCCGCGACCTCCCTCTTCGCAG TGCGGCTGAGGTGTTCCGGGATTAATCCGGACGAGCACCCTATCAAGAAGGAGTTC GAGAGGTTGAGCCTGTGGCAGGAGAAGTTAAATCGATTGAACGAATGGGACAAGG CACCACTGCGACCTTCCACCACCGTGAATACGCAAGCGGCTGCAAGGTTCATTGGTCGTTCGTTGTCCCATTTGACAGACG ACCAGAAGAAGGGCATGCAGGCAATCAGTAAAGGGGAAGGGGGGGGCTGGTCTGGGAGGAAGAGGAAGTCACAGCCACTGCCAGAGAGGAAGTCTGTTCGTGCTGCTGCGGAAGAGTTCCTCGCGAAGGCTACTCAGGAGCTCATTGGGTATAATGGTAGCGGGGTGAAGGGCCCTGTTAGAACTATTCTTGATGAAGACGAGGACTA